One Mycolicibacterium fluoranthenivorans DNA window includes the following coding sequences:
- a CDS encoding VOC family protein: MSSTPIPQGYTSLTPFLCVDGAAAAIDFYTEAFGATLISRMDGPDGTVTHAELDFGAGRLQLGDPQDAYQLAAPDRGAFATESIGLYCADADAVVARAVDAGATVREPLQTFVTGDRFASLIDPFGRRWTVMTRVEDLTPEEQDRRLAEWASTNT; this comes from the coding sequence ATGAGCAGCACTCCGATCCCCCAGGGTTACACCAGCCTGACCCCGTTCCTGTGCGTCGACGGCGCGGCCGCGGCGATCGATTTCTACACCGAAGCGTTCGGTGCCACCTTGATCAGCCGGATGGATGGCCCGGATGGGACCGTCACCCACGCGGAACTGGACTTCGGTGCGGGCCGGTTGCAGCTCGGCGATCCCCAGGATGCCTACCAACTGGCCGCCCCGGACCGGGGTGCATTCGCCACCGAGTCGATCGGGCTGTACTGCGCCGATGCCGACGCCGTGGTGGCACGTGCGGTGGATGCGGGCGCCACCGTCCGGGAACCCCTGCAGACCTTCGTCACCGGTGACCGATTCGCGTCCCTCATCGACCCGTTCGGGCGGCGCTGGACCGTGATGACCCGCGTCGAAGACCTGACCCCGGAGGAGCAGGACCGCAGGCTTGCCGAGTGGGCGTCCACGAACACCTGA
- a CDS encoding nitroreductase family deazaflavin-dependent oxidoreductase → MTHLSPIEQAGLRVLHLHDLLYQKTNGLIGHRVPGLPNSLLLHTVGAKTGQPRVNTLSYARDGGDYLVVASMGGAPRSPGWYHNLKARPEVEINVGTRRLAATARPILPDDPDYARLWQLVNKNNANRYEAYQRKTSRPIPIVALTPA, encoded by the coding sequence ATGACGCATCTGTCCCCGATAGAGCAAGCCGGCCTGCGCGTGCTGCACCTGCACGACCTGCTGTACCAGAAGACCAACGGCCTGATCGGTCACCGGGTCCCGGGCCTGCCCAACAGCCTGCTGCTGCACACCGTGGGCGCCAAGACCGGGCAGCCACGCGTCAACACGCTGAGCTACGCCCGTGACGGCGGTGACTACCTGGTGGTCGCATCGATGGGGGGCGCACCGCGCTCGCCGGGCTGGTACCACAATCTCAAGGCCCGACCGGAGGTCGAGATCAACGTGGGCACAAGGCGACTGGCGGCCACGGCGCGCCCGATCCTGCCCGACGACCCGGATTATGCGCGACTGTGGCAGTTGGTGAACAAGAACAACGCCAACCGCTATGAGGCCTACCAGCGCAAGACCAGCCGGCCCATCCCGATCGTCGCCCTGACGCCCGCTTAG
- a CDS encoding helix-turn-helix domain-containing protein, whose amino-acid sequence MAAWKNTPAPVRGVVGRAGSIAAFELRRWPPSDDAGRFVEHFWSVRWDRRAEGPHDNTVITFPSLHLTREWGDDAARHGFALPNTLVHGVVPRVFRTTIAERGTVVGARFRPGGFTARFGRDAAELTGLVQPADDDLFGAPIELGEDRDVVRSRLDDAIGDVRAPADPVYRELTGLIERMQQDTALHRVTQVMAISPWSTRTTQRVFAHYVGVPVKWVLCRYRLQQAALEIESTPGVDFADLAIRLGWYDQAHFINDFRLMLGCTPGEYATAHGP is encoded by the coding sequence GTGGCGGCTTGGAAAAACACGCCAGCGCCGGTCCGGGGTGTGGTCGGGCGGGCAGGCAGCATCGCGGCCTTCGAGCTGCGCCGCTGGCCGCCGTCGGACGACGCCGGCAGATTCGTCGAACATTTCTGGTCGGTGCGGTGGGACCGCCGGGCCGAGGGTCCGCACGACAACACCGTCATCACCTTCCCGTCGTTGCACCTCACCAGGGAGTGGGGCGATGACGCCGCCCGGCACGGCTTCGCACTGCCGAACACGCTGGTGCACGGTGTGGTGCCACGCGTGTTCCGCACCACCATCGCCGAGCGTGGCACCGTGGTGGGCGCCCGATTCCGGCCCGGCGGGTTCACCGCGCGATTCGGCCGCGACGCCGCAGAACTCACCGGTCTGGTGCAGCCCGCGGATGACGACCTCTTCGGCGCGCCAATCGAACTCGGTGAGGATCGAGACGTGGTGCGCTCGCGCCTGGATGACGCGATCGGGGACGTCCGTGCGCCGGCCGATCCCGTCTACCGGGAGCTCACCGGACTGATCGAGCGGATGCAGCAGGACACCGCCCTGCACCGGGTGACGCAGGTGATGGCGATCTCGCCGTGGAGTACCCGCACCACGCAGCGGGTTTTTGCGCATTATGTCGGGGTCCCGGTGAAATGGGTGTTGTGCCGCTACCGGCTGCAGCAGGCGGCCCTGGAGATCGAGAGCACGCCCGGCGTCGACTTCGCCGACTTGGCGATCCGGCTGGGTTGGTACGACCAGGCTCATTTCATCAACGACTTTCGTCTCATGCTCGGTTGCACGCCGGGGGAGTACGCCACCGCGCACGGGCCGTGA
- a CDS encoding HIT family protein yields the protein MTCVFCSIVTGAAPAIRIHEDDDYLAFLDIRPFTRGHTLVIPKRHTVDLTDTPPDTLAGLTVLGQRIAKAARVSGLHADGNNIAINDGKAAFQSVFHIHLHVVPRRTGDKLSFAKGLVLRRDPDREESARLLRAGLARLEHTAQD from the coding sequence ATGACCTGCGTGTTCTGCTCCATCGTCACCGGCGCCGCCCCCGCGATCAGGATCCACGAAGACGACGACTACCTCGCGTTCCTCGACATCCGGCCGTTCACCCGCGGCCACACCCTGGTGATCCCCAAGCGGCACACCGTGGACCTGACGGACACCCCGCCGGACACACTCGCCGGGCTGACGGTGCTGGGCCAGCGCATCGCGAAGGCGGCCCGGGTATCCGGCCTGCACGCCGACGGCAACAACATCGCGATCAACGACGGCAAGGCCGCCTTCCAGTCGGTCTTCCACATCCACCTGCACGTGGTGCCACGCCGCACCGGCGACAAATTGTCGTTCGCAAAGGGCCTGGTGCTGCGCCGCGATCCAGATCGCGAGGAGTCCGCACGCCTGCTACGTGCGGGGTTGGCGAGACTGGAGCACACCGCGCAGGATTGA